CGCAAAAAAGATGGGAGTGTCGACTACAAACGTGCACCAAACTAAAAACTAGTTGATCTATTGATTGTAAAAGTATAGAATATAACTATGGCATCGTCAAGCGGAATCTCAAGAAGACACAGAAGTGATTTTATCAAAAGATCTGAAACTGACACTTTTTGAAAGGTTTTCTTCGGACTGTCAAAAAACGATAAATGTTCTCAAGGAGGGGTATTTTTGATAATAGAGAAAATATTTACTGAACTATCAgattttaatatataataagatattaatttttatattattatGTATTAATTTTTCTGGGTAACCGACTCCTACTAAAATACGATGTATGAAACGACTACCTTTCGAAACTCATAAAACTCCGGCAGCCATATTACTGGCAATATATCACTCGATCAAGATCAATCGAACAACAATGCCTACGACATTATATTGATATTTATTccttatttaaaataacaacgGGTGTTTTTgggaggtttgttttttttcagccatctgacaccggtatgtgagcaccagccatttgaaagtacactgattacgttgagccccttgcGGtttgagccccaaacactgcaatgttttgatactcatcgcgatcctcaaattgtgaaaatctcctgcacttgatatcccaaaacactgtctgctgtattttagataAACCGACGAATTATTTTGAGAGActcgacccaaaattcactaaaCGAGGTAAACCGTAAAACAATTGCATTGCTGATTGTTTACGttacaatcagctgattttgaagttccgattttgatctcattaaGGTAGCGTCTGACAGGaggtcggtttttttttcaattgggattactctattgtctgaaaattgctttgacagtgtaaagtgacgtctgtactcagtattatttggcaaatcatcatgaataggtaaaatccagaacaacgcttccaaattgttgaaatttgttttcaaaatcagtgtttgaTTAAAACTGTGATggggctggtggaatcatcggtccttacttcttcaaaaatgaggaaaaacgaagcgttacattgaatggaaatcgatacagaatcATGATCAATgattttgttgccaaatcgtcAAGATATAGATGTGGACGAAATTTGATTTCAACACGATGAttccacttgtcatactgcggccgaacCAATCGACATATTGAAAGAATATTTCAaccaatatacaatatttcgaAAAATGGACCGGTGAATTGGTCTTCGCGTTCGTGTGATATAAcgccatttgttttttttgtggggTTAATTCATTGGTTTAcgtggataaaccagcaacgatcgatgctttggaaaccaatattcaacgtaTCATTGCTGAAATATGccctcaaatgcttgaaaagGTGTTCGAAAATCGGACCTCCAGAATGATCTTAgtgaaaaatagtcgtggcgGCCATGTGCCCAAAATCTCATGTAAATGTTATATACCAAGAAATTatctattaaaataaaaaatgattatttcagcaagctcttaaaaaacacATTTTAAAATACCAAATGTGCCTAATCCTAATCGCAGTCTAAACAATATACACATATGTCTTAGATTGTCCATTGATTGAGCAATCCCCGGATAAAGAGGAATATAATAAGGTATTGTTgataagaaaaaatattaaataccTTCAagaaacgatctcaccagtatcctgtttcctattcgcattgctgtaaacaaGACATGGGGACCGCAAGATGATACATCACTACTGaagaatattttaatattcgCGGTTGTGTTTCCTGcagaccaattttagattttcagggaGAATCACTACGCTTTTTCACGCTTTCTATGGTTACTAGAATTCAAATATTCGATTAAATCACCTTCGGATTTAACTGTCTTCGCacaacggatcagggtcatttcgccgaaagccatatcGCCGAATTGGCCACTCCGCCGAatatcatttcgccgattcctgcaattgtcttaatattataattggaattgatttaaaataaacacaaatgaattataatacgttaacgccggtttgttgacctacaattgtacttcttgaataaagattgattcatgaacctcagaatggAGTTTCCAAGGAAACTTATtgaccagtgctgtaaaacttcattcaattcaattgaaactgaatgtggaacacattgacgatctctctaatgcagtaaatttcactctctgacacacacaatgtttgctgacggcccgaacgggcagcattcaattcatcactcgtttctcttcaatcgaggctcagtttaaccaccgtcagttgatctcttgaaatgtcaaaatatctctttcaatagtgtgagagcggccttcaaatgaggttcatgtaaacattcgaattggttcaagataatagatgaaagacaaaccagatagctgaaatatcaatcacagaatacacataaattaattgtttcctcctttagttttcatttttaatactttactccatttataattctcttcgttcgaatttgcttactaccaagagcgaaggcgttgaagcaggtagactacttggcactcgaaactgagcaaacaaaacttcaaatgactaggtacgattaatcaactgacgatgaattccgggagcttcacttgaaaatggcagcaaaagtcaaatgaattagtagggatatgctgactgtcagcggccataaatttcattttcatattatattattcgattgaaaatgaaattttaccgcactgttaTTGACTACTAGCCATTAAGCATCAAAACAATTGCATAGATGTATCTACCAAGtatatgtatgtggtattttccgtttactaaatgaaaaaatatctaatgcggtttcgccacatcgatttgattcgtgtgatgtcgtgtaactaaagcaaagaaacctagctttgagtagactggACAAACGAGGCGATTACAGGATTGTATGCtttcgacggcgggtcggccgTCTTCCCTTTCGactaaatgaccctttcggctaaatgaccctttcggcgaaatggcctatTCGGCGCAACGACTTTCCGCGAAATGatatattcggcgaaacgactttcggcgaaatggcattcggcgaaacggcttcggcgaaatgacccgctcccggcaCAACGACAGGTGGTACTCCGAAATCGgttgaaaaaacggcctcataatAAAATGTGAAttaatcaaattttaaaatgaaagtagaaataataaattacaaaatttaATTGATATTTTATATGATTTTGCTAGACCAACGACTTTATAATGCGAGTTTGAATGATGTTTGGTATGTGGAAAGATTCCTGCGTGCTTAGCTCATTGCAATGCTAATAGTTATCGGCACATTGCCGCGAAACTGAAttgccggtagcgacacctgctaatgagaaatggaaccaagaaaataaAAGCAATCAAAgtaaactcggagtagaagaaaatcgatttcaaagtgattactactacttttattCAGTGTAAACtatgattaaacatggaaaattatcagaaatgtgtgaaattgggtaaggttagacagagcatttgaaaaatagtattGACAATCTAACGTAAAACTAGTTTACACTGACGCGCCatctaagtttcattatttgaaccttCCTTAGGATgacaattgaattttacacggACTCTTATGAGGAACTCATATCATTTCAATTATATTGTAGAATTTTAGGATCTGTTACAAGAACTGttcatttgaaaatgtaagaaaattaattttcatttgtttcGTGTATTCATTTTCGATTTTATAAGATGATATGCAGAAAAATATCGAGATCCGAAATTTGTTTCGGTTCGGTTCAGGTTATTTTGAACGCTAGAGGAGACGGTTAAAACACTATTTCTCATCATAATATCGCATATTTGGTTCGGCTTGCGCTTCTGTACGGTGCTTCAAGTAACATTTCATGATGTAAAATTGGTATTGGAAATTTTAATCGTTAAAAACAGAATCTCGGATGATGCAAAAAGAACAGAGGTGGAAAATGATTTTTCTCACACTAAAATTAACATTTCGCTTGAACAACGTTGTAAATAAGTTATAAATGACTTTACAAGTGGAAATTAGACttcccttgtattttgacagataaCTCTAGCTGTGAAACACAGCATTAGATCGCCCATTGAACCAAATATAATGCTCCATTCTTAATAAACGTTAGTTTACgtacaataaattaagatcattaccacctcagagcaaaaactttttcttccactatgatttttcaaatgtatttgcccgtttttataaaaaatcgttAAGAGgtaaagtaattaaaaattttcctatcGATTTGACTTCTTtaactgaaagtatcatctacaTTTCATTTTAGTGTCATTGTGCCAATCAAATGAGATTTAGCATATCTATTAAAGTTTATGTTGATTCTGTGTATAACTTTTTCCGTATTTAGGCATACTTACCTGCCGTTTTTGGTCGTTCTGTAGGTGATTATAATCGTCCTCGTCTTCGATGAGCGTTCCATCGTGATCTTAAATGCTTTGTACCCGAAATCACTACATTAGAACAAGagaaaacttttgaatttttatCAGCATTGAAAGAGAGTCAAATTAAAAAAGACTGATAAATAAAACAGCAGAAACGAACATTTACGAAAAAGTAACTCCAAGGCGAGACTCAAATCCGCAACATTCTTCTATTCGTTATAGATTGTCGTCCAACATCCTAACGACTAACCAGTCTTTCGTAGCCGTCCAATTTCGTACTTttatcgatcgaagggtttttctgagtcaatCATATGCGTTATCTGCTAAAATATGCCTCTGTATTCCTCTGCTGGTGTCACAAGCtcttcaaccacctcgatatcgacGTCATTTATCAATAGTCAAGATGATAGGCgtggtgtttcttctctagaaccTGTTCAACTCATGTATTTGGTTCTCGACACATTTATAGCCACTCCGAGCCACCCAGCTTTGGCTTtaagtccgatgtatgtttccaccaTCATCTCAAAGTAATGTGTAACAATATCAACGTCGTATAGAGACTTTCGGAAGATGCTAGCACTCGTGGGTATCCTCGATCTATCACAATTTCTAACGCAATATTAAACGAGAGACATGAAAGTTCACaatcttgccgtagccctcgtCGCTCCTGTCCATAGTACACTCGAGCGATCTCGAGAGCGTCTCAGATATTCCGACGTAGCACTCaattcatcgttgctttgacctttTTATCCGAAAACCACCAGTTCATCCGGAAACCGCTACGGAGAAACTAGCAAAATATCACTTCTCACAAGCCTATATTAGATGATGCGTCGCAACTGCTTACTAGCATTACATAATCACAAAGATATACTTAACAATAAAAgcatgaaaaaattaaaccaaatgtgaCAGAAAATAAAAGTAAAAGGATAATTCTTAATATTCCTAGACGAGAATACTAACGATACTTCGATTTATTTCAAATATAATTTCACAATAAAATAACATTTTCGTCGAATAAGTAAGCAATCAATGAACTCATTATTTGTATGCTGATTGAagcattgtattctattatcttCCGAAATATACCGAAAATTATCTCGTGATGTGATTTCCCGTTTCCGTCAGATATCTCAGAAGCAAGACGGATTGGTAACAGCGATTTGTAATTGTATTCTCCTCAAAGTAAAATATTTGCGATTACGAATAGCACGATTTCACTCTTCTGTACTTGACGCGTGGTTCCGGTCGGAATGATTCATCCGCATACTTCCATTACCCCAATAACACGAAATGTCATGTGAGTTATGATTCCAACGGTAAACAAGGTTGCTACTCCAAATAAATAGTTGTTTCCATTCACATCTGAAAACCTGGAAATCTGCAAGCAATTTGGCTGATACCGGCATTCACGATATACCACTGAGGCAAGATAAGATAAGGTCGAGTGCGAACCTCAAGAAAAAGTACAGCTAATTTATTGCTCATGCTATAAAACGAGCTTACTTTCTCACTTCCGATATCAGTTCGCACTGGAATAGACAAACGTGAATATTAGCTGCACTACAGCATCAATCCACGAGTGTCGGTAAGATGAAGTCACTGGTTCTAGCCGCCGTATTGATCTCACTTGGTGCCCTGGTTGTAACCCAGAGTCACAACTACATCTGGGGATACCGAGGCCCGTACGATGTCCTGCTGAATCGCACGATCGCCATCAAATCCTCGTCGATGCTGCAAGTGAAGACCATGGATCTAGTGTATCCGTTGAAGGTATGTCCTGATTCGGAACCTATAGTAAGTAAAGAAATGTCAACCAAATGAATTCGCATTTCTAGGGTCAGTTGGGTCGCAACATCTCGGCCATTAACATCACCGACCAGTACATCAACGGCAAGGGAGGCTACGCAAGTTTGCTATCTGGTGGCATCGGTTTTAACCAAACAAAGATTCATCTGAAATCTCAGCGGGGCAATGGATTCaactttattgtggagatttatGGTCGCTAATTTCGGCCATAAAGACAAGAAGTGGAAAGGAACACGAATCAGTCATGGCAAACCGACTACCGGCTTGAGTGTTTTATTTCTCCGAGATGTCAGCAGTTTGGGTGTAATTAAATTGGCTGAAAATAAATGTAGATCGAATGTACGCTTATCAGTTAAAAGTAGCATCGAATTGGTCATCACGTAAAGCGCATTTCGTTGCTTGATTCTTAGATCTTATAACAAAAACAAACGAGATAAAAGATAACACTGTAAACAACGCATAGGGTTGTTCTAATTTTTTAACTCATCTCCTTGATCAAGTTGGCGTAACAATTCCAAAAGGTTCTAAAttcaattgacagattctctttcgtctatatctgcgttattatacaaatgtTCGTTACACATTTAGTACTGTTAGCAAAATGGAaatattgtctttcattctacacgaatattttgtaagtaaacgtgaaaattaagggcTTATtgacagaagagaaagtaaacacagAGACACTCTCATTGGATTACGTGATAGATCAATTGCTACTGCGTCTATTTTCTTTTGCGgagtttgaaaatattagtagcATATAATCAGCAATCACTGAAGCCAAGTTCCATGTATTGCATATGGTAGATCCTTTTCATGAAACAGGTTAACAAATGAATGTTTTGTATAGAATTATGTATTCGCTAATAACGGCTTAACCAGGGGCAGTGAtgcgtttccgtttggttccttCACGCGACAGTTAAAAATGGAATTCACAAGTTGTTTCCTAAGACTGTAGATGTTTGCTATGAATTTCGTGTGGATGATAACTTTCACGATGCTTGCTATCTGGGCAGTCCTATATGAACGTCGCGCGAATCCCACAGATGAATgtcgcatgtgacagtcatTAGCGAGCGCTAGATGAATGTAGTGGCGACAGTCTTACTCGTATTGGACGATGAATGCAACGAAAGAATGATAGTcatcaattaggttttgcacgatgacgacacaaatgaactgccgatgaatcaagttcatctttgacagttgcagtgtacttgttttgttttgcgactgcatgttaaaaattgaaaaatgacgaaaaagtgcctgttaaaaacggaaTCTAcagagaaaataaataaaaagattgccctgtatgtgtttccagcttcAAGGagtgatatatgtatgaatcagTTGAGTGTgaagcgacttgcaatttttacattccaacGATGAACttataaactgtaaacaagtacacgtcgactgtcaaaaaaagttcattttgtgaggttatggcatgttcgtgcaaaacctaattaggttttacacgaacatgacataacctcacaaacgaACTGAATGAACTTTTTTCTACAGTCGCCGGTGGTttctttacagtttaaaagttcatcagaggttcatcctttgagtttaaaaatttcaagtcgcctcacaccagagatgccatttatacagatttatctgtattatacagatttttacatgctcatacagatttaatacagagtacagattttatacagatttcctcaatttaatacagatttatacagatctcacaaaaagtaagaaagaaaaattaaacttttctgtctaAGCTatgttttagtatttgattccagtgatgaaataaaagtttttcaatcaacggacaaatcacaaattaatatggaaatctgttgtgaaattatatattataatttgaaaaaaaattgaactgatattcaaggaaataatggcatcatgaaattttactagataaatatatggaattacatttcaattgttgtggataaaaaaataaaaataaaaaactatgaaatttcgttgttgaatatttttgtgtgcgcagcaatgactgattgaatctatttacctacaaccacaatcttttggaataacatcttttggcatcattttattgtaagaatttcattttataagtgaatacagataaatacagattttttatacatagcaatacagattttctatgaaaatatctggcatctctgcctcacactaaacagttacagaaaaaaaaacaaacaaccggcagctgtcaaagatgaacttgattcatcttcagttcatttgtgtcgtcattgtGTAAAACCTAATAGGATCGGTTGCATTTTCTTTTCGGAGCGAATTTCATTTCTGGTTCATGAAGAAATCCATAACGGCATCATTAGTGACTGTTTTCATTTCGATACTGTTCTATGAAATGATCAATGTCAATAAACTATCGCGGGTTAGGGTTGCCAATCAAAATTCGcaactttttaaaaattttcaaacatgaattgaatggaaatggaaGTAAATATTGATCGAAAATcacaacatttaaacatttaaagaaATGCATAAGgcgaaaatttttcgatttttgataaaatataaaacaatAATTGATTGAAAAAGCAAGTCTTTAGAGTTTAAAATTTACTATATTTATATACTTTTGAAGTGCATAGAGTTATCAACCAGCGCAAATTTACTACTTTTGAAAagtttctagttttatttcaatgaaaagaATAGTCAACAGTGCAACAAATTTACTAGAATCCATCATTTTAAGGTTTATAAGGTAGTCAATcaacgataatttttgaagaatgaTTAAAAAAAGTATAAAAAGTTCAAAGTGCATAGAGTTGTTGAACAGCGAAAATTGACTAAAtctaaaaaaacttcaaatattacacccaaacctccatttaagtAATAATCGGGGGTTCGTCAAATGAATCATGACGTAAAAATACTTAAcgtaatttgaaatttattacctTAAATAAGTTGACGTTTTTTTGGGATTTTCAACGTGAAAGTGTTTATCTTTTGTGCATTGTTGGATATAATGTTACAGACCATCACAATATGGTTGTttttcgtcgccagccactcaaggcacggatgcttttgagatcaccctccacttgatcgatccaccttgctcgctgcgctcctcttcttcttataccagtcggattagattcaagaaccattttcactgggctcccgtccgacatccttatgacatgcccagcccatcgtagacgtccgattttagctgtccgtacgataggtggttctcctagtatctgttgcaattcgtgattgggagacgtagtgtttcttctctcgagcctcttcctctgatgtattttgttttctacgcatttatggccagtccgatacgcctagcttcagctttcagtccgatgtaggttttcatcatcttctcaaggttacgtgtcacaatatcaatgt
This genomic window from Malaya genurostris strain Urasoe2022 chromosome 1, Malgen_1.1, whole genome shotgun sequence contains:
- the LOC131440329 gene encoding probable salivary secreted peptide, coding for MKSLVLAAVLISLGALVVTQSHNYIWGYRGPYDVLLNRTIAIKSSSMLQVKTMDLVYPLKGQLGRNISAINITDQYINGKGGYASLLSGGIGFNQTKIHLKSQRGNGFNFIVEIYGR